The Verrucomicrobiia bacterium genome has a segment encoding these proteins:
- a CDS encoding helix-turn-helix domain-containing protein: MEATFGKSPTVFEPAPAAVAQAPHASGKPMRRASPRTQKKSSPAPASPFAENDRTIAEILTQSSIYQDYERAFEEITGLPVSFKPLESWQLPHHGKRNEHPLCAMIAEKSRSCAVCLQIQQKLSEAAQTEPHTLTCPVGLTDTAVPVRLGERLIGFLQTGQVFRKAPTEAQLDRTARLIAEWGIHIDREELRHIYFSTKLIPPKHYEAIVKLLSIFAQHLAIVSNQILMQRANAEPPVITRAKEYIQAHQAEDLSLSMVARAVNTSSFYFCKMFKKVTGLNFTDYVSRVRIEKAKNLLLNPNLRISEIAFEVGFQSLTHFNRVFKKITGHSPSEYRALLPHAGKLEG; the protein is encoded by the coding sequence GTGGAAGCAACTTTTGGCAAGTCGCCAACCGTGTTTGAGCCAGCGCCCGCTGCAGTGGCTCAAGCGCCCCATGCTTCCGGCAAACCCATGCGCCGCGCATCGCCCCGCACGCAGAAAAAAAGCTCCCCGGCGCCGGCCTCGCCGTTTGCGGAGAACGATCGGACGATTGCGGAGATATTGACGCAGTCTTCGATCTACCAGGATTACGAGCGGGCGTTTGAGGAGATCACGGGGCTGCCGGTGAGTTTCAAGCCGCTGGAGTCGTGGCAGCTTCCGCATCATGGCAAGCGCAACGAGCATCCGCTGTGCGCGATGATTGCGGAGAAGAGCCGTTCGTGCGCGGTGTGCCTGCAGATCCAGCAGAAACTCTCGGAGGCCGCCCAGACGGAGCCGCACACGCTGACGTGTCCGGTGGGGCTGACGGATACGGCGGTGCCGGTGCGGCTGGGGGAGCGGCTGATTGGTTTTTTGCAGACGGGGCAGGTGTTTCGGAAGGCGCCGACGGAGGCGCAACTGGATCGGACGGCGCGGCTGATCGCGGAGTGGGGCATACACATTGACCGGGAGGAATTGCGGCACATTTATTTCAGCACGAAGCTGATACCGCCGAAGCATTATGAGGCGATCGTGAAGCTGCTGAGCATATTTGCGCAGCATCTGGCGATTGTGAGCAACCAGATTTTGATGCAGCGGGCGAATGCGGAGCCGCCGGTGATCACGCGGGCGAAGGAATACATCCAGGCGCATCAGGCGGAGGATTTGTCGCTTTCGATGGTGGCGCGGGCGGTGAACACGAGCAGTTTTTATTTCTGCAAGATGTTCAAGAAAGTCACGGGGCTGAATTTCACCGATTACGTTTCGCGGGTGCGGATCGAGAAGGCCAAGAATTTGCTGCTGAATCCGAATTTGCGGATCAGCGAGATTGCGTTTGAGGTGGGCTTTCAGTCGCTGACGCACTTCAACCGGGTCTTCAAAAAGATCACCGGTCACTCCCCTTCGGAATACCGCGCCTTGCTGCCGCATGCCGGCAAGCTGGAGGGGTAG